A portion of the Salinigranum marinum genome contains these proteins:
- a CDS encoding VWA domain-containing protein — protein sequence MDEPTHSTADDDRTDDETPPGVDDSGTRPDFGSDVRAASETVGTVLLIGMVATGIVVVSVAGAGVLNSLQTDIDQEENELQVREVDSRLSSLSRSGATSAELSFAQNSVESIDVRNGSAGGTVSVSVSGGACSVTLPMSSIRYDERGQTTVYEGGGIFRVSDGGLGVAVVSPPDITVADGTVDVSLLNLTSGVGGDRATVIKRGAFSATQSATFEDRLFTGAQECRRPDNVTIAVTSEYHRGWAAYLERETGNPAQSTGPNTVAVELTSADLPASTDDSRNAVVNLSVSNPNTTVETTRAAIMVDKNASNRYTATARPLAEGVQVSSVKKFETNVAYRRPIDVVFVFDESGSMNYDDDANTYCTDSSLNPINGPGNRWGQTNDPGCETRMDRAKAAAKTFVSLMNESRDRGGVVGFSSSEYTRYVTTPNGKYMTDDFGSSGLNGSIDRLVTGGGTESATGIHRANVVHDLKGESAGEPIVVLLSDGQDDYDASDPIDEAAVAAENNVTIHTVGFGDGADNATLEAIADETGGTYHYAAEDDDLSDVFSEVFATIAETDVVVNQPVTLSAGTGGSVYQPSLGGNADYVATVTEDGAPNVNVNDPTAPDFRFSLTAADGNLTDINATSYNCEEYGVTDIVQQNATAADLVELRCTDIDESSGTEVPPSNVTVYLDGDDAGPLIDESSAWWDGDIRNDTLKQGTSDALVDANDTFTLASNQAIVVFAFGANDAAPKRLVMLYEIGLPEDTTARDVVDIDVTTADVEE from the coding sequence ATGGACGAACCCACACACTCGACGGCAGACGACGACCGCACCGACGACGAGACTCCGCCGGGAGTAGACGACTCGGGGACGCGACCCGACTTCGGGTCGGACGTCCGGGCGGCCAGCGAGACGGTCGGGACCGTGTTGCTCATCGGGATGGTCGCCACGGGCATCGTCGTCGTCTCCGTCGCGGGCGCGGGCGTGCTCAACTCGCTGCAGACCGACATCGACCAGGAGGAAAACGAGCTCCAGGTCCGGGAGGTCGACAGCCGACTCTCGTCACTGTCGAGGAGTGGAGCGACCTCCGCCGAACTGTCGTTCGCACAGAACTCCGTCGAATCAATCGACGTGCGGAACGGCAGCGCCGGGGGCACGGTCAGCGTGTCAGTCAGCGGCGGGGCTTGCAGCGTGACGCTCCCAATGAGCTCGATCCGCTACGACGAGCGTGGACAGACGACCGTCTACGAGGGTGGCGGCATCTTCCGCGTTTCCGACGGCGGGCTCGGGGTGGCGGTGGTCTCTCCGCCCGACATCACGGTCGCGGACGGGACGGTCGACGTCTCGTTGCTGAACCTCACCAGCGGCGTCGGGGGTGACCGCGCGACCGTGATCAAACGCGGTGCGTTCTCGGCGACGCAGAGCGCCACCTTCGAGGACAGGCTGTTCACCGGAGCGCAGGAGTGTCGCCGGCCTGACAACGTCACGATCGCAGTCACCAGCGAGTACCACCGCGGCTGGGCGGCGTACCTCGAACGGGAGACCGGAAACCCCGCGCAGTCTACCGGTCCCAACACGGTCGCGGTCGAGCTCACGAGCGCGGACCTACCCGCGAGCACCGACGACAGCCGCAACGCGGTGGTCAACCTCTCGGTCTCGAACCCGAACACGACGGTCGAAACGACGAGGGCGGCGATCATGGTGGACAAGAACGCCTCGAACCGGTACACTGCGACGGCTCGGCCGCTCGCCGAGGGAGTGCAGGTGAGCTCGGTCAAGAAGTTCGAGACGAACGTCGCGTACCGCCGGCCGATCGACGTGGTGTTCGTCTTCGACGAGTCGGGATCGATGAACTACGACGACGACGCGAACACCTACTGCACCGATTCGTCGCTCAATCCGATCAACGGCCCGGGGAACCGCTGGGGACAGACCAACGACCCGGGCTGTGAGACGCGGATGGACCGCGCGAAGGCGGCCGCGAAGACGTTCGTCAGCCTGATGAACGAGTCCCGCGATCGCGGCGGCGTTGTCGGCTTCTCCAGCAGCGAGTACACGCGGTACGTGACGACGCCGAACGGGAAGTACATGACCGACGACTTCGGGAGTTCGGGCCTCAACGGCAGCATCGACCGGCTGGTCACCGGCGGCGGGACCGAGAGCGCGACCGGGATCCACCGTGCGAACGTCGTCCACGATCTCAAGGGCGAAAGCGCCGGCGAGCCGATCGTCGTCCTCCTGAGCGACGGACAGGACGACTACGACGCATCGGACCCGATCGACGAGGCGGCGGTCGCGGCCGAAAACAACGTCACGATCCACACGGTCGGTTTCGGCGACGGCGCGGACAACGCGACGCTCGAAGCGATCGCCGACGAGACCGGCGGGACGTACCACTACGCCGCCGAGGACGACGACCTCAGCGACGTGTTCTCCGAGGTGTTCGCGACGATCGCGGAGACGGACGTCGTCGTGAACCAGCCGGTGACGCTGTCGGCGGGCACGGGTGGGAGCGTCTACCAGCCGTCGCTCGGCGGGAACGCCGACTACGTCGCGACGGTCACCGAGGACGGAGCGCCGAACGTCAACGTGAACGACCCGACGGCCCCCGACTTCCGCTTCTCGTTGACCGCGGCCGACGGGAACCTCACCGACATCAACGCGACGTCGTACAACTGCGAGGAGTACGGTGTCACCGACATCGTCCAACAGAACGCCACTGCGGCCGACCTGGTGGAGCTGCGCTGTACCGACATCGACGAGTCGTCGGGCACCGAGGTGCCGCCCTCGAACGTCACGGTGTATCTGGACGGCGACGACGCCGGCCCCCTGATCGACGAGTCGAGCGCCTGGTGGGACGGCGACATCCGCAACGATACGCTCAAACAGGGCACGAGCGACGCGCTCGTCGACGCGAACGACACCTTCACCCTCGCGAGCAACCAGGCGATCGTCGTCTTCGCGTTCGGCGCGAACGACGCGGCACCGAAACGGCTCGTCATGCTGTACGAGATCGGACTCCCCGAGGACACGACCGCGAGGGACGTCGTCGACATCGATGTCACGACCGCAGACGTCGAGGAGTGA
- a CDS encoding BCCT family transporter — MATHGYSAVETAVRKTLLPVCALSGVLVVTGFFFPLFVGSVIPGRAWLVAALLFFGSGLAYLALLPVEDEIDTGDDRQSAPYLLRVRHLSPLTELRRFLAQQDPLTFGVPVAVLALFFCAQFALPVATGRAVATAETLLLEELGWVFLGAMVLCVAYCLFLLFGPWGDVRLGGPDAEPTYTYPTYFAMFFTAGIAAGIVFWGPAEALFHYRSPPPFFDVAPRSDAAVVAALTYALFHWGLSAWSAYLVIGVPIAYFTYQRGAPLRVSTILAPFLGVDGLSGRWATLVDVLAIFATIGGIATSIAFVAQQFLAGIDFQWGVAYGDLGPVVFVAGLTLIYVVSAESGVQRGIRRISGVNLALFGLFALLLVGVGPRSAVVDVGTAALGSYLGNFVPMSFFFDGPWVAAWTVWNWSWWFSWAPFAGLFLAALSKGRRVRTVVLTGGVATSAATVVWFVLVGGTSLSLQHSGRADILGTIEAYGGSEAVAGFPLLAALPLSRLLVFCFLALIVVFIVTSADTSTLVVSILATRRELAPTSGSILFWGLVQGSVAVGVLLVGGGEALQAVAVLTGGPFALLALVALAGLTLSFYRTEGFDRPWLPWLSAFPTVPALPRTLGPDDPPEPSRETDDTGDADAPPEDD, encoded by the coding sequence ATGGCAACACACGGGTACAGCGCCGTGGAGACGGCCGTCCGGAAGACGCTGCTCCCGGTGTGTGCGCTCTCCGGCGTGTTGGTCGTCACGGGCTTTTTCTTCCCGTTGTTCGTCGGGTCGGTCATCCCGGGACGAGCCTGGCTCGTCGCCGCCCTGCTCTTTTTCGGCTCGGGGCTGGCGTATCTCGCGCTCCTGCCGGTCGAAGACGAGATCGACACCGGCGACGACCGTCAGAGCGCGCCCTATCTGCTCCGCGTCCGGCATCTCTCGCCCCTGACGGAGCTCCGGCGCTTTCTCGCCCAACAAGACCCGTTGACGTTCGGCGTGCCGGTGGCCGTGCTGGCGCTCTTTTTTTGCGCGCAGTTCGCGCTGCCGGTGGCGACCGGACGCGCCGTCGCCACCGCCGAGACGCTCTTGCTCGAAGAGCTCGGCTGGGTGTTCCTCGGCGCGATGGTCCTCTGCGTGGCGTACTGTCTCTTCTTGCTCTTCGGCCCGTGGGGCGACGTCAGACTCGGCGGGCCCGACGCCGAACCGACCTACACCTACCCGACGTACTTCGCGATGTTCTTCACCGCCGGCATCGCCGCCGGCATCGTCTTCTGGGGGCCGGCGGAGGCGCTGTTTCACTACCGGTCGCCGCCGCCGTTCTTCGACGTCGCCCCCCGCTCGGACGCCGCCGTCGTCGCCGCGTTGACGTACGCGCTGTTCCACTGGGGGCTGTCGGCCTGGAGCGCTTACCTCGTCATCGGCGTGCCGATCGCGTACTTCACCTACCAGCGCGGCGCGCCCCTGCGGGTGTCGACCATCCTGGCCCCGTTCCTCGGGGTCGACGGGCTCTCCGGACGGTGGGCGACGCTCGTGGACGTCCTGGCCATCTTCGCGACTATCGGCGGGATCGCCACCTCGATCGCGTTCGTCGCCCAGCAGTTCCTCGCGGGCATCGACTTCCAGTGGGGCGTCGCCTACGGCGATCTCGGCCCCGTGGTGTTCGTCGCCGGGCTGACGCTCATCTACGTCGTCTCCGCCGAGAGCGGCGTCCAGCGGGGGATCCGACGGATCTCGGGCGTCAACCTCGCGCTGTTCGGCCTGTTCGCGCTCCTCCTGGTCGGCGTCGGCCCACGCTCGGCGGTCGTCGACGTCGGCACCGCTGCCCTCGGCTCCTACCTCGGCAACTTCGTGCCGATGAGCTTCTTTTTCGACGGGCCGTGGGTCGCGGCGTGGACCGTGTGGAACTGGTCGTGGTGGTTCTCGTGGGCCCCCTTCGCCGGCCTGTTCCTCGCGGCGCTCTCGAAGGGCCGGCGGGTTCGGACGGTCGTCCTCACGGGTGGTGTCGCCACGTCGGCCGCGACCGTCGTCTGGTTCGTCCTCGTCGGCGGGACCTCCCTCTCGTTACAGCACTCCGGCCGGGCGGACATCCTCGGGACGATCGAGGCGTACGGCGGCAGCGAAGCGGTCGCAGGCTTCCCGCTCCTGGCGGCGCTGCCCCTGAGTCGGCTGCTCGTCTTCTGTTTCCTCGCGCTCATCGTCGTCTTCATCGTCACCTCCGCGGACACCTCGACGCTCGTCGTCTCCATCCTCGCGACGCGGCGCGAACTCGCGCCGACGAGCGGGAGCATCCTCTTTTGGGGCCTCGTCCAGGGCAGCGTCGCCGTCGGCGTCCTCCTCGTCGGCGGCGGCGAGGCGCTCCAGGCCGTCGCGGTGCTGACGGGCGGCCCGTTCGCGCTCCTCGCGCTGGTCGCGCTCGCCGGGCTGACGCTTTCGTTCTACCGGACGGAAGGGTTCGACCGACCCTGGCTCCCGTGGCTGTCGGCATTCCCGACCGTGCCGGCGCTCCCGCGGACGCTCGGCCCCGACGACCCTCCCGAGCCGTCCCGCGAGACCGACGACACCGGCGACGCCGACGCGCCGCCCGAGGACGACTGA
- the glyA gene encoding serine hydroxymethyltransferase, which translates to MTSELTDPLQETDPQVRAALDDERARQESTLGMIASENHVSEAVLEAQGSVLTNKYAEGYPGSRYYGGCEYADEVERLAIERATELWGAEHVNVQPHSGTQANMAVYFAALDPGDRILSLNLTHGGHLSHGHHVNFSGQLYEVEQYDVDPDSGYIDYEGLRRMTEEFEPDVIVSGFSAYPREVDFERVQAAADDVGAFHLADIAHITGLVAAGVHASPVGVADFVTGSTHKTVRAGRGGIIMTEEEHADAVDTAVFPGGQGGPLMHNVAGKAVGFKEALQPAFVDYAEQVVSNAKTLAGVLRERGFSLVSGGTDTHLVLVDLRDSHPALTGADAEAALDEVGVVVNKNTVPGETRSPFVTSGVRIGTPGITTRGFGESETERLAELVADVLDAPDDEATIDRVGEEVDALCADYPVYGGA; encoded by the coding sequence ATGACGAGCGAGTTGACGGATCCACTGCAGGAGACGGACCCGCAGGTGCGGGCGGCGCTCGACGACGAGCGCGCCCGTCAGGAGTCGACGCTGGGGATGATCGCGAGCGAGAACCACGTCTCGGAGGCCGTCCTCGAAGCGCAAGGCTCCGTGCTCACGAACAAGTACGCCGAGGGCTACCCCGGGTCGCGGTACTACGGCGGCTGCGAGTACGCCGACGAAGTCGAACGGCTCGCCATCGAGCGCGCGACGGAGCTGTGGGGGGCCGAACACGTCAACGTCCAGCCTCACTCGGGGACGCAGGCCAACATGGCGGTGTACTTCGCCGCCCTCGACCCCGGCGACCGGATCCTCTCGTTGAACCTCACACACGGCGGCCACCTCTCGCACGGCCACCACGTCAACTTCTCCGGCCAACTGTACGAGGTCGAACAGTACGACGTCGACCCCGACTCCGGCTACATCGACTACGAGGGGCTCCGCCGAATGACAGAGGAGTTCGAGCCCGACGTGATCGTCTCGGGCTTCTCGGCGTACCCCCGCGAGGTCGACTTCGAGCGCGTCCAGGCGGCGGCCGACGACGTGGGCGCGTTCCACCTCGCGGACATCGCCCACATCACGGGGCTCGTCGCCGCCGGGGTGCACGCCTCGCCCGTGGGCGTCGCCGACTTCGTCACCGGCTCGACGCACAAGACCGTCCGCGCGGGCCGCGGCGGCATCATCATGACCGAGGAGGAACACGCCGACGCCGTCGATACGGCGGTGTTCCCCGGCGGCCAGGGCGGCCCGCTCATGCACAACGTCGCGGGCAAGGCCGTCGGGTTCAAGGAGGCGCTCCAGCCCGCGTTCGTCGACTACGCCGAGCAGGTCGTCTCGAACGCGAAGACGCTGGCCGGAGTGCTCCGCGAACGCGGCTTCTCGCTCGTCTCGGGGGGCACCGATACGCATCTCGTCCTGGTCGACCTCCGCGACAGCCACCCGGCGCTCACGGGCGCGGACGCCGAGGCGGCGCTGGACGAAGTGGGCGTCGTGGTGAACAAGAACACCGTCCCCGGTGAGACCCGCTCGCCGTTCGTCACGAGCGGCGTCCGGATCGGCACGCCGGGGATCACGACCCGCGGCTTCGGCGAGTCCGAGACCGAGCGGCTCGCGGAACTCGTCGCCGACGTCCTCGACGCTCCCGACGACGAGGCGACGATCGACCGCGTGGGCGAGGAAGTCGACGCGCTCTGCGCCGACTATCCGGTGTACGGCGGGGCGTGA
- a CDS encoding DUF7289 family protein gives MARDRSPRDDRAVSDTVSFVLVFALIVSGVGLVTVFGMSSLTDVRDGASAEAAERGFVTLAEGVDELEAGQSPARTGEISLTDASLAVTTGTSLTVDVGGTGVSETIQTGGLAYRTSDTVVSYVGGAVFRTQDGGTVVVSSPSIRCAADHATVSIVRLDTLDTSSVGGGTAQAAFFRSESTLVFPESRAPQSVTGVSVTTSDPRWQQYFDSRPSWTVSGPDTYTCSTDRVFVRRTTVSVTLE, from the coding sequence ATGGCTCGTGATCGCTCCCCGCGCGACGACCGCGCGGTCAGCGACACGGTCTCGTTCGTCCTCGTGTTCGCGCTCATCGTCAGCGGCGTCGGCCTCGTGACCGTGTTCGGCATGTCATCGCTGACCGACGTCAGGGACGGGGCCAGCGCGGAGGCCGCCGAACGGGGGTTCGTCACGCTCGCCGAGGGCGTCGACGAACTGGAGGCGGGTCAGAGCCCGGCCCGGACGGGGGAGATCTCGCTGACCGACGCCTCGCTCGCCGTGACGACGGGCACCTCGCTCACCGTCGACGTCGGCGGCACCGGCGTCTCCGAGACGATCCAGACCGGCGGGCTGGCGTACCGGACGAGCGACACGGTCGTCTCCTACGTCGGGGGAGCCGTCTTCCGCACGCAAGACGGCGGGACGGTCGTCGTCTCGTCACCGTCGATCCGGTGTGCGGCCGACCACGCTACGGTGTCGATCGTCCGGCTGGACACCCTCGACACCAGTTCTGTCGGCGGGGGGACCGCACAGGCCGCGTTCTTCCGGTCCGAGTCGACCCTCGTGTTCCCCGAGTCCCGCGCCCCACAGTCGGTGACCGGCGTCTCCGTCACCACGTCGGACCCGCGGTGGCAGCAGTACTTCGACTCACGGCCCTCGTGGACGGTCTCGGGGCCCGACACGTACACGTGTTCGACCGACCGCGTGTTCGTGCGACGGACGACGGTCTCGGTCACGCTGGAGTGA
- a CDS encoding DUF7287 family protein yields MAPVAGDRLLPDTGAITIHRQMTDRAQTTQDFAVGIGVFLLTVAFVFAYVPSALGTVEAGAGGSNAAVADRLSTDLVANLSVEGYPTRLDSSSVTAFFANGSMSALRSDYDLRDTTLANVTLEHANGTAVAGRDVTAGADYHDQRAATTTRLVVVDDVRYRLVVRVW; encoded by the coding sequence GTGGCTCCGGTGGCGGGCGATCGACTGCTCCCCGACACGGGGGCGATCACGATCCACCGTCAGATGACTGATCGCGCTCAGACCACCCAGGACTTCGCCGTCGGGATCGGCGTGTTCCTCCTCACCGTCGCGTTCGTCTTCGCGTACGTCCCCTCCGCGCTTGGGACGGTGGAGGCCGGAGCCGGCGGCTCCAACGCGGCGGTCGCCGACCGGCTCTCGACCGATCTGGTGGCGAACCTCTCCGTCGAGGGTTACCCGACCAGGCTCGACTCCTCGTCGGTCACGGCGTTCTTCGCGAACGGGTCGATGTCGGCGCTCCGAAGCGACTACGACCTGCGCGATACGACGCTCGCGAACGTCACCCTCGAGCACGCGAACGGGACGGCCGTCGCGGGGCGGGACGTGACTGCGGGAGCCGACTACCACGACCAGCGGGCCGCGACGACGACGCGGCTCGTCGTGGTCGACGACGTCCGCTACCGACTGGTGGTGAGAGTGTGGTGA
- a CDS encoding DUF7288 family protein codes for MVTPDERGQAFTLEGFVGSIVLLSAVLFALQATVATPTTGGQVSESARAQLSTEATDLLRTLADDPETNFAAAIRQWDATDQTFAGAVDASSGYGADGPPPELFDGAFEETFAENGYTYNLVLHYRGGNVSNVSDGGGSIPLVYRGPPGPDAVSASQRVTLFDNTTLDQAVNDDERQLWEYDTDPDDGDGYFPIPDAAPASPIYNVVEVRLTVW; via the coding sequence GTGGTGACTCCCGACGAGCGCGGCCAGGCGTTCACGCTAGAGGGGTTCGTCGGCTCGATCGTCCTCCTCTCGGCCGTCCTGTTCGCGCTCCAGGCGACGGTCGCCACGCCGACGACGGGCGGACAGGTGTCGGAGTCGGCGCGGGCACAGCTCTCGACGGAGGCGACCGACCTGTTGCGCACGCTCGCCGACGATCCCGAGACGAACTTCGCGGCGGCGATCCGGCAGTGGGACGCGACCGACCAGACGTTCGCGGGGGCCGTCGACGCGTCGTCGGGCTACGGGGCCGACGGCCCCCCACCGGAGCTGTTCGACGGTGCGTTCGAGGAGACGTTCGCCGAGAACGGCTACACCTACAACCTGGTGCTCCACTACCGCGGGGGGAACGTCTCGAACGTGAGCGACGGCGGGGGATCGATCCCGCTGGTGTACCGGGGACCGCCCGGGCCGGACGCGGTGTCGGCGAGCCAGCGCGTGACGCTGTTCGACAACACGACGCTCGACCAGGCGGTCAACGACGACGAGCGCCAGCTCTGGGAGTACGACACCGACCCGGACGACGGTGACGGGTACTTCCCGATCCCGGACGCGGCCCCGGCCAGCCCGATCTACAACGTCGTGGAGGTGCGCCTGACCGTATGGTGA
- a CDS encoding Rid family detoxifying hydrolase yields MKRVISTDAAPAAVGAYSQATATDDLLFTAGQLPLTPEGELLDDESVATQTEQCLENVAAILDSEGLDLGDVLKVTIFLDDIDDFDEMNETYGSFFDDEPPARSAIEVGNVPKGAALEIEAIAAVE; encoded by the coding sequence ATGAAACGCGTCATCAGCACCGACGCCGCACCCGCCGCAGTCGGCGCGTACAGCCAGGCGACCGCGACCGACGACCTCCTGTTCACCGCGGGCCAGCTCCCGCTCACGCCGGAGGGCGAACTGCTCGACGACGAGTCGGTCGCCACACAGACCGAACAGTGTCTGGAGAACGTCGCCGCCATCCTCGATAGCGAGGGGCTCGACCTCGGCGACGTGCTCAAGGTGACGATCTTCCTCGACGATATCGACGACTTCGACGAGATGAACGAGACGTACGGGAGCTTCTTCGACGACGAACCCCCGGCACGAAGCGCCATCGAGGTCGGGAACGTCCCGAAAGGAGCGGCCCTCGAGATCGAGGCCATCGCGGCCGTCGAGTGA
- a CDS encoding DUF7266 family protein, with product MSPPRAFRRDGRAVATTVNYVLAIALTTILVSSLLVTASGYVDDRRERAVRAELETVGNALAADIAEADRLGQQGTNVTLRADQPDLSTAASYTAALTTDCPPGADTCLELRSAGPSVTVVVPVANETPLSLGRLTDGWRITANATGVATEAVPRTETVGPNVGIGRGVSRRGSLRDTVDPTNRAPIPGFAYDPYIPFPNETVLFVNDTADLDGNLDSFTWDFGDGSPKTSGGVVTHSYDEPGRYTVTLTATDSEGATDNVTKQVVVSGLVYQKDALAFDADGDGFQGGVSFSVRNDFDQPVYVEDVLVDPEANVSTVGSLSDRDSRELLSDGTARDSVEVYVGGNDAGWADYGQDGDTDDAAGMSLDAGGKLVALTDDQSSPRIETDDERARITQNSVGTVELTEFRENVSMVGRNVTVGLRYSVNGTYYASRFVIEPISGPNAEFGFAPGGPTVDNPVTFNAAGSDDPQGSITAYEWDFGDGSTGTGQTTNHNYTSPGLYVVELTVTDDDGYRDSTTRLVFVEDDDIVWAANVNGGEYTSQDGVRYEALPVPWYDAWSTSQPVADTQDDYVYQTGESDYYNDLTYSKAIPDGTYEVTLKFNDPSDVDAYGYVGVEIEDQQRGSYQDISGVAGGQNTAYDRTFTVDVENGLTITVEGASYYGGGHATLSAVVVREVDDGS from the coding sequence GTGAGCCCGCCGCGCGCGTTCCGGCGCGACGGCCGCGCGGTGGCGACGACCGTCAACTACGTGCTCGCGATCGCGCTCACGACGATCCTCGTCAGCAGCCTCCTCGTCACGGCCTCGGGCTACGTCGACGACCGGCGCGAGCGGGCCGTCCGCGCGGAGCTGGAGACGGTCGGCAACGCGCTCGCGGCGGACATCGCCGAGGCGGACCGGCTCGGGCAGCAGGGGACGAACGTCACGCTCCGGGCCGACCAGCCCGACCTGTCGACGGCCGCGTCCTACACCGCGGCCCTGACGACGGACTGCCCGCCCGGAGCGGACACGTGTCTCGAACTCCGGAGCGCCGGTCCGTCGGTGACAGTCGTCGTGCCCGTCGCCAACGAGACGCCGCTGTCGCTCGGCCGGCTGACCGACGGGTGGCGGATCACCGCGAACGCGACGGGGGTGGCGACCGAGGCGGTCCCCCGGACGGAGACGGTCGGGCCGAACGTCGGGATCGGTCGGGGCGTCTCGCGGCGCGGCTCGCTCCGCGACACCGTCGACCCGACGAACCGCGCGCCGATCCCCGGCTTCGCCTACGATCCGTACATCCCCTTCCCGAACGAGACGGTCCTGTTCGTCAACGACACGGCCGACCTCGACGGCAACCTCGACTCGTTCACGTGGGACTTCGGCGACGGCTCCCCGAAGACGAGCGGCGGGGTCGTCACCCACTCGTACGACGAGCCGGGTCGGTACACGGTCACGCTCACCGCGACCGACAGCGAGGGGGCGACCGACAACGTCACGAAGCAGGTCGTCGTGTCGGGGCTCGTCTACCAGAAGGATGCGCTCGCGTTCGACGCCGACGGCGACGGCTTCCAGGGCGGCGTGAGTTTCAGCGTCCGGAACGACTTCGACCAGCCGGTGTACGTCGAGGACGTCCTCGTCGACCCCGAGGCCAACGTCTCGACCGTGGGCTCGTTGAGCGACCGCGACTCACGGGAACTCCTCAGCGACGGGACCGCACGCGACAGCGTCGAGGTGTACGTGGGCGGCAACGACGCCGGCTGGGCCGACTACGGCCAGGACGGTGACACGGACGACGCCGCGGGGATGTCGCTCGACGCGGGCGGGAAGCTCGTCGCGCTGACGGACGACCAGTCGTCACCGCGGATCGAGACCGACGACGAGCGCGCGCGTATCACGCAGAACTCCGTCGGGACCGTCGAGCTCACCGAGTTCCGCGAGAACGTCAGCATGGTCGGCCGGAACGTCACCGTCGGGCTCCGCTACTCGGTCAACGGGACGTACTACGCCTCGCGGTTCGTCATCGAGCCGATCAGCGGGCCGAACGCCGAGTTCGGCTTCGCTCCCGGGGGTCCGACGGTCGACAACCCCGTGACGTTCAACGCGGCCGGCTCTGACGACCCCCAGGGGTCGATCACCGCCTACGAGTGGGACTTCGGCGACGGCTCGACCGGCACGGGGCAGACGACGAACCACAACTACACCTCGCCGGGGCTCTACGTCGTCGAGCTGACCGTCACCGACGACGACGGCTACCGGGACTCGACGACGCGGCTCGTGTTCGTCGAGGACGACGACATCGTCTGGGCGGCGAACGTCAACGGCGGGGAGTACACCTCACAGGACGGGGTCAGGTACGAGGCGCTGCCGGTCCCGTGGTACGACGCTTGGTCCACCTCGCAGCCGGTGGCCGACACCCAGGACGACTACGTGTATCAGACCGGCGAGAGCGACTACTACAACGACCTGACGTACTCGAAGGCGATTCCGGACGGCACGTACGAGGTTACGCTGAAGTTCAACGACCCGTCCGACGTCGACGCCTACGGCTACGTCGGCGTCGAAATCGAAGACCAGCAACGGGGCTCGTATCAGGACATCAGCGGGGTGGCCGGCGGACAGAACACCGCGTACGACCGGACGTTCACCGTCGACGTGGAGAACGGCCTCACGATCACGGTCGAGGGGGCCTCGTACTACGGGGGCGGCCACGCTACCCTCTCCGCGGTCGTCGTCCGGGAGGTCGACGATGGCTCGTGA